The Aggregicoccus sp. 17bor-14 genome includes a region encoding these proteins:
- the folE gene encoding GTP cyclohydrolase I: MARAVEDFLRAAGLPMQDPNLAETPTRVAQAWASEFLDGYAQTPEEALGESFPAPPGSAGEMVVVSDLRFQSMCPHHLLPFEGRAHVAYVPAKRVVGFGRLSALVDCFAHRLILQEDLAREVAGSLARVLGSPSTACIIEAKQACLRIRGDLQRDATTHAEAYEGALRKDGPLRRELWARLGARR; the protein is encoded by the coding sequence ATGGCGCGCGCCGTGGAGGACTTCCTGCGCGCCGCGGGCCTGCCGATGCAGGACCCGAACCTCGCCGAGACCCCCACCCGCGTCGCCCAAGCCTGGGCGAGTGAATTCCTGGACGGCTACGCGCAGACGCCGGAGGAGGCGCTGGGGGAGAGCTTCCCCGCGCCCCCGGGCTCCGCGGGCGAGATGGTGGTGGTGAGCGACCTGCGCTTCCAGTCCATGTGTCCGCACCACCTGCTGCCCTTCGAGGGGCGCGCGCACGTGGCCTACGTGCCGGCCAAGCGCGTGGTGGGCTTCGGGCGCCTCTCCGCGCTCGTGGACTGCTTCGCGCACCGCCTCATCCTGCAGGAGGACCTCGCGCGCGAGGTGGCCGGCTCGCTCGCGCGCGTGCTGGGCAGCCCCTCCACCGCGTGCATCATCGAGGCGAAGCAGGCCTGCCTGCGCATCCGCGGAGACCTGCAGCGCGACGCCACCACCCACGCCGAGGCCTACGAGGGCGCGCTGCGCAAGGACGGCCCGCTGCGGCGCGAGCTGTGGGCGCGGCTCGGAGCGCGGCGGTGA
- a CDS encoding zinc-regulated TonB-dependent outer membrane receptor has protein sequence MVAALCCSVPAWAQAQQSPPEQSPAPQQAPPAEATPPGQEPPPQGEPAPLSPEEQAEINQALGADAKSGDAPGAQQQPSQQQPESAGTQAPPSVGIHGLDISLILDVAGAAFTSDAPLQTGDHDPSQRGFNLQQLELSVGSVVDPYFRFDSNIVFHQDGVEIEEAYATTLALPANLQVRAGQFLTKFGRLNATHPHAWEFVDQPFAIGRVFGGEGNRGLGIEASWLSPLPWYLEVVGSVTDAHGEGSARSFLGDADHPVQRFDDFQFTGAVKQFFSLSDDLSLLWGLSAANGPNPAGDPTEANPVASHTRTQVYGTDLYLRYRPTTQGNQTTVTWQTELLYRHRDLVGDSLHDYDGYSQLAWHFNRRWAVAGRYELGTAAKNAAGQVVEDPLDPEWTKLRQRISTNVTYYPTEFSRLRLQGATDRAGWRDSPDYSLFLAFEVVVGAHGAHTF, from the coding sequence GTGGTCGCAGCGTTGTGCTGCAGTGTCCCGGCGTGGGCCCAGGCCCAGCAGTCACCTCCCGAGCAGAGCCCCGCGCCGCAGCAGGCGCCTCCCGCAGAGGCCACCCCCCCCGGGCAGGAGCCGCCGCCGCAGGGTGAGCCGGCCCCCCTGAGCCCCGAGGAGCAGGCGGAGATCAACCAGGCGCTCGGCGCGGACGCCAAGAGCGGCGACGCGCCAGGGGCGCAGCAGCAGCCGTCGCAGCAGCAGCCCGAGAGTGCAGGCACCCAGGCGCCACCGAGCGTGGGCATCCACGGGCTGGACATCAGCCTCATCCTCGATGTGGCCGGCGCGGCGTTCACCAGCGATGCGCCGCTGCAGACGGGAGACCACGATCCCTCGCAGCGCGGCTTCAACCTGCAGCAGCTGGAGCTCTCCGTCGGCAGCGTGGTGGACCCCTACTTCCGCTTCGACTCCAACATCGTCTTCCACCAGGACGGCGTGGAGATCGAGGAGGCGTACGCGACCACGCTCGCGCTGCCTGCCAATCTCCAGGTGCGCGCAGGCCAGTTCCTCACCAAGTTCGGTCGGCTCAACGCGACGCACCCGCACGCCTGGGAGTTCGTGGACCAGCCCTTCGCCATCGGCCGCGTCTTCGGCGGCGAAGGCAACCGCGGCCTGGGCATCGAGGCGTCCTGGCTCAGCCCCCTGCCCTGGTACCTCGAGGTGGTGGGCTCGGTGACGGACGCGCACGGCGAGGGCTCCGCGCGCAGCTTCCTCGGGGATGCGGACCACCCGGTGCAGCGCTTCGACGACTTCCAGTTCACCGGCGCGGTGAAGCAGTTCTTCTCCCTGAGCGACGATCTCTCGCTGCTCTGGGGCCTCTCCGCTGCGAACGGCCCGAACCCCGCGGGTGACCCCACCGAGGCGAACCCGGTGGCCTCGCACACGCGCACGCAGGTGTACGGCACGGATCTCTACCTGCGCTACCGCCCGACGACCCAGGGTAACCAGACCACGGTCACCTGGCAGACCGAGCTGCTCTACCGCCACCGCGACCTCGTCGGCGACTCGCTGCACGACTACGACGGCTACTCGCAGCTGGCCTGGCACTTCAACCGGCGCTGGGCGGTGGCGGGACGCTACGAGCTGGGCACCGCGGCGAAGAACGCGGCGGGCCAGGTCGTCGAGGACCCGCTGGATCCCGAGTGGACGAAGCTGCGTCAGCGCATCTCCACCAACGTCACCTACTACCCCACCGAGTTCTCGCGCCTGCGCCTGCAGGGCGCGACCGACCGCGCCGGTTGGCGCGACTCGCCCGACTACTCCCTCTTCCTCGCCTTCGAAGTGGTGGTGGGCGCGCACGGCGCCCACACCTTCTGA
- a CDS encoding metal ABC transporter substrate-binding protein, producing the protein MKSLSLPAFLASLLCLLSLPARADLKVVATVPDLAALAKAVGGDKVSVQSLAVSTQDPHFVDARPSLMLDLNKADLLLAVGLQLEVGWLPALQTGARNEKILSGGTGFLDCSQFVKLLEVPPVPQDRSHGDVHPGGNPHYLYDPRAAVPVARGIAARMSQLDPKNAQAFQANLARFTQELEAARKGWEQRLAPLKGAPIVAFHKSLPYLADWVGFDTVAFLEPKPGIPPNPSHVAEVLGLARSRKARMLVQEEYYPTNTSRLVATKIPAPLVVLPGGTDFRSGQTYVQRIEELVKRLEQGLQGKGT; encoded by the coding sequence ATGAAGTCCCTCTCTCTTCCGGCCTTCCTGGCCTCCCTGCTGTGCCTCCTCTCCCTCCCTGCGCGCGCCGACCTGAAGGTGGTGGCGACGGTGCCGGACCTCGCCGCGCTCGCCAAGGCGGTGGGCGGTGACAAGGTCTCGGTGCAGAGCCTCGCGGTCTCCACGCAGGACCCGCACTTCGTGGACGCGCGCCCCAGCCTGATGTTGGATCTCAACAAGGCGGACCTGCTGCTCGCGGTGGGGCTGCAGCTGGAGGTGGGCTGGCTCCCGGCGCTGCAGACCGGCGCGCGCAACGAGAAGATCCTCAGCGGTGGCACGGGCTTCCTGGACTGCTCGCAGTTCGTGAAGCTGCTCGAGGTGCCGCCGGTGCCGCAGGACCGCAGCCACGGGGACGTGCACCCCGGCGGCAACCCGCACTACCTCTACGATCCGCGCGCGGCCGTGCCGGTGGCGCGCGGCATCGCGGCGCGCATGAGCCAGCTGGACCCGAAGAACGCGCAGGCCTTCCAGGCGAACCTCGCGCGCTTCACGCAGGAGCTCGAGGCGGCGCGCAAGGGCTGGGAGCAGCGGCTCGCCCCGCTCAAGGGCGCGCCGATCGTCGCCTTCCACAAGAGCCTCCCCTACCTCGCGGACTGGGTGGGCTTCGACACGGTGGCCTTCCTCGAGCCCAAGCCCGGCATCCCGCCCAACCCCTCGCACGTGGCCGAGGTGCTGGGGCTCGCGCGCTCGCGCAAGGCGCGGATGCTGGTGCAGGAGGAGTACTACCCCACGAACACCTCGCGCCTGGTCGCCACGAAGATCCCCGCGCCGCTGGTGGTGTTGCCGGGCGGCACCGACTTCCGCAGCGGACAGACCTACGTGCAGCGCATCGAGGAGCTGGTGAAGCGGCTCGAGCAGGGCCTGCAGGGAAAGGGGACCTAG
- a CDS encoding metal ABC transporter ATP-binding protein → MLSTEAQAPLEETPLISCERLVVGYHGKALLPAFDLHVNRGSFVVVVGRNGSGKSTWFKTLLGMQAPVSGAVVKGPGLRSAYVPQTSAIDSLLPLRAQEVVLWGRLNGWGFLRPFATRADRAATERAIATAGATAFAHRPYRELSEGQKQRILLARVLATEAELVLLDEPTAAMDAVAERETMERLSGLARGHRIGVVVVSHQLRVASEYADTVLFMDRVGPTVLVGDARTVFCHEAFIRQYGDDYCNHLNSGTHRGPGSH, encoded by the coding sequence ATGCTGAGCACCGAAGCACAGGCCCCGCTCGAGGAGACGCCGCTCATCTCCTGTGAGCGGCTGGTGGTGGGCTACCACGGCAAGGCGCTGCTGCCCGCGTTCGACCTGCACGTGAACCGCGGCTCCTTCGTGGTGGTGGTGGGCCGCAACGGCAGCGGCAAGAGCACCTGGTTCAAGACGCTGCTGGGCATGCAGGCGCCGGTGTCCGGCGCGGTGGTGAAGGGGCCGGGCCTGCGCAGCGCGTACGTGCCGCAGACCTCGGCCATCGACAGCCTGCTGCCCCTGCGCGCGCAGGAGGTGGTGCTGTGGGGCCGCCTCAACGGCTGGGGCTTCCTGCGCCCCTTCGCCACGCGCGCGGACCGCGCCGCCACCGAGCGCGCGATCGCCACCGCGGGGGCGACCGCCTTCGCGCACCGGCCCTACCGCGAGCTGTCCGAGGGACAGAAGCAGCGCATCCTGCTCGCGCGCGTGCTGGCCACCGAGGCGGAGCTGGTGCTGCTGGACGAGCCCACCGCCGCGATGGACGCGGTGGCCGAGCGCGAGACGATGGAGCGCCTGAGCGGGCTTGCACGCGGGCACCGCATCGGGGTGGTGGTGGTGAGCCACCAGCTGCGCGTGGCGAGCGAGTACGCCGACACCGTTCTGTTCATGGACCGCGTGGGGCCCACCGTGCTGGTGGGCGACGCGCGCACCGTGTTCTGCCACGAGGCCTTCATCCGCCAGTACGGCGACGACTACTGCAACCACCTCAACTCGGGAACCCACCGTGGCCCTGGCTCTCACTGA
- a CDS encoding metal ABC transporter permease has product MALALTDAPTLGRFLEAYELFHDAILCALVAGAVLGFLSVYVVLRRMVFVSAAVTQSAGLGVALAFFAEIHLGMHVHPVVGAALLSLLATLLLMMDPARLRLSRESLLGLAYALAGGAAVLVGDRISQEAHDIENILFGTGVVVDRVDLVMVACVAVVTLLVHLWWFRALTFSSFDRTGAAVQGLPVRMLDAVLMISIGITVGVSAKALGALPVFAFSTLSAVAALVLDLRLPWTFAVATLAGALAGVGGYFFAYFFEFPVGGSQTVFAGALVLLALGVRALTGLRGAPR; this is encoded by the coding sequence GTGGCCCTGGCTCTCACTGACGCCCCCACGCTCGGGCGCTTCCTCGAGGCGTACGAGCTCTTCCACGACGCCATCCTCTGCGCGCTGGTGGCCGGTGCGGTGCTCGGCTTCCTCAGCGTCTACGTGGTGCTGCGGCGCATGGTGTTCGTCAGCGCCGCGGTGACCCAGTCCGCGGGCCTCGGCGTGGCGCTCGCGTTCTTCGCGGAGATCCACCTGGGGATGCACGTGCACCCCGTGGTGGGCGCGGCGCTGCTCTCCCTGCTCGCCACGCTGCTCTTGATGATGGACCCCGCGCGGCTGCGGCTCAGCCGCGAGAGCCTGCTGGGGCTCGCGTACGCGCTCGCCGGCGGCGCCGCCGTGCTGGTGGGCGACCGCATCTCGCAGGAGGCGCACGACATCGAGAACATCCTCTTCGGCACCGGCGTGGTGGTGGACCGGGTGGACCTGGTGATGGTCGCGTGCGTGGCGGTGGTGACGCTGCTCGTGCACCTGTGGTGGTTTCGCGCCCTCACCTTCTCGTCCTTCGATCGCACGGGCGCCGCGGTGCAGGGCCTTCCCGTGCGGATGCTGGACGCGGTGCTGATGATTTCCATCGGCATCACGGTGGGCGTGTCCGCGAAGGCGCTGGGCGCCCTGCCCGTCTTCGCCTTCTCCACGCTCTCGGCCGTGGCGGCGCTGGTGCTGGACCTGCGCCTGCCCTGGACCTTCGCGGTGGCCACCCTGGCCGGCGCGCTCGCGGGCGTGGGCGGCTACTTCTTCGCCTACTTCTTCGAGTTCCCGGTCGGTGGCTCGCAGACGGTGTTCGCAGGCGCGCTGGTGCTGCTCGCGCTGGGCGTGCGCGCGCTCACCGGACTGAGGGGGGCGCCGCGCTAG
- a CDS encoding isochorismatase family protein → MSVQRLQVDQAALLVVDVQERLCAAMERDALDRLLARTAAAVEGARALGLPVLVTEQYPKGLGPTHSLLKLRLGAFTPVEKLDFSAAVPDVLGALGARKQVLIAGMETHVCVFQTARALADAGYAPHLLVDAVLSRTAEDRQVGLELCREAGARLSTVEAALFDLLGRAGSPEFKRVSAAVK, encoded by the coding sequence ATGTCCGTGCAGCGACTGCAGGTGGACCAGGCCGCGCTCCTCGTGGTGGACGTGCAGGAGCGGCTGTGCGCCGCGATGGAGCGCGACGCGCTGGACCGGCTCCTCGCCCGCACCGCCGCGGCGGTCGAGGGTGCGCGCGCGCTGGGCCTGCCGGTGCTCGTCACCGAGCAGTACCCCAAGGGCCTGGGGCCCACGCACTCGCTGCTGAAGCTGCGGCTCGGGGCCTTCACGCCGGTGGAGAAGCTGGACTTCAGCGCCGCGGTGCCGGACGTGCTGGGGGCGCTGGGGGCGCGCAAGCAGGTGCTCATCGCCGGGATGGAGACGCACGTGTGCGTCTTCCAGACGGCGCGCGCCCTGGCGGACGCGGGCTACGCGCCCCACCTGCTGGTGGACGCGGTCCTCTCGCGCACCGCGGAGGACCGCCAGGTGGGGCTCGAGCTGTGCCGCGAGGCGGGCGCGCGCCTGAGCACGGTGGAGGCGGCGCTCTTCGACCTGCTCGGTCGCGCCGGCTCCCCCGAGTTCAAGCGCGTGTCGGCCGCCGTGAAGTAG
- a CDS encoding thiamine pyrophosphate-binding protein, translated as MAMVSGGQLVARMLKAEGVRHIFTLSGLHVAPIYAGCVEEGIQVIDTRHEQAAAHAADAYARITRGVGVAVVTAGPGVTDALTGVANAHAASSPLLLLGGAAPIFNQSRGSLQEMEQVDLFHRISKWSDRVPTPELVPAYLAKAFRVALSGRPGPVFLELAWDVLCNAVDEESTPLPRRYRTDARLPPDPRKVDEAMALLAAAERPAVIAGSSVYWDEAWEPLRAFCERAQLPVFLNGAGRGCMPPDHPLFFQHTRKEALSGADLVFVIGTPFDFRLNYGAEPTFGAASRIVQVDVDPVEVGRNRAVDVGIVADSRSALEAFARAAPATSREPFLAALRQSERKRAQALEEWTRSDSVPIHHYRLARELSVVANAAGQDPVFVADGGNWVAMAAKVIELRRPGRWLDPGPLGCLGVGAPFAIASKVLHPERTCWVVQGDGSFGLNGMDFDTALRFMLPMVCVVGNDAAWGQIRIPQVGMFGEEKSPGTLLAPTRYDRVVEALGGHGEHVTEPAQIRPALERALASGTVACVNVALDPEAPVKAGAMGYAV; from the coding sequence ATGGCGATGGTCAGCGGTGGGCAGCTCGTCGCGCGGATGCTGAAGGCAGAGGGCGTCCGGCACATCTTCACCCTCTCGGGCCTGCACGTGGCCCCCATCTACGCCGGCTGCGTGGAGGAGGGCATCCAGGTCATCGACACCCGGCACGAGCAGGCGGCCGCGCACGCGGCGGACGCCTACGCGCGCATCACCCGCGGGGTGGGGGTGGCGGTGGTGACGGCCGGGCCCGGCGTCACCGACGCGCTCACCGGGGTGGCCAACGCCCACGCGGCAAGCTCCCCGCTTCTCCTGCTCGGGGGAGCCGCGCCCATCTTCAACCAGAGCCGCGGCTCGCTGCAGGAGATGGAGCAGGTGGACCTCTTCCACCGCATCTCCAAGTGGTCGGACCGCGTGCCCACCCCGGAGCTCGTGCCCGCGTACCTCGCCAAGGCCTTCCGGGTGGCGCTCTCCGGGCGCCCGGGCCCCGTGTTCCTCGAGCTCGCCTGGGACGTGCTCTGCAACGCGGTGGACGAGGAGAGCACGCCCCTGCCGCGCCGCTACCGCACGGACGCGCGCCTGCCGCCGGACCCGCGCAAGGTGGACGAGGCGATGGCGCTGCTCGCCGCGGCCGAGCGCCCCGCCGTCATCGCCGGCTCCTCGGTGTACTGGGACGAGGCCTGGGAGCCGCTGCGCGCCTTCTGCGAGCGCGCCCAGCTGCCCGTGTTCCTCAACGGCGCGGGGCGCGGCTGCATGCCGCCGGACCATCCGCTCTTCTTCCAGCACACGCGCAAGGAGGCGCTGAGCGGCGCGGACCTCGTCTTCGTCATCGGCACGCCCTTCGACTTCCGCCTCAACTACGGCGCCGAGCCCACCTTCGGCGCGGCCTCGCGCATCGTGCAGGTGGACGTGGACCCGGTGGAGGTGGGGCGCAACCGCGCCGTGGACGTGGGCATCGTGGCCGACAGCCGCAGCGCGCTGGAGGCCTTCGCGCGCGCCGCTCCCGCCACCTCGCGCGAGCCCTTCCTCGCCGCCTTGCGCCAGAGCGAGCGCAAGCGTGCGCAGGCGCTCGAGGAGTGGACCCGCAGCGACAGCGTGCCCATCCACCACTACCGGCTCGCGCGCGAGCTCTCGGTCGTCGCGAATGCGGCCGGGCAGGACCCGGTGTTCGTCGCGGACGGCGGCAACTGGGTGGCCATGGCGGCGAAGGTCATCGAGCTCAGGCGCCCGGGGCGCTGGCTGGACCCGGGGCCCCTGGGCTGCCTCGGGGTGGGCGCCCCCTTTGCCATCGCGAGCAAGGTGCTGCACCCGGAGCGCACCTGCTGGGTGGTGCAGGGCGATGGCTCCTTCGGCCTCAACGGCATGGACTTCGACACGGCGCTGCGCTTCATGCTCCCGATGGTCTGCGTGGTGGGCAACGACGCAGCCTGGGGGCAGATCCGCATCCCGCAGGTGGGCATGTTCGGCGAGGAGAAGTCCCCCGGGACCCTGCTCGCACCCACCCGCTACGATCGCGTGGTGGAGGCGCTGGGCGGCCACGGCGAGCACGTGACCGAGCCTGCGCAGATCCGCCCGGCGCTCGAGCGCGCGCTCGCCAGCGGCACCGTGGCCTGCGTCAACGTGGCGCTGGACCCGGAGGCCCCCGTGAAGGCCGGCGCCATGGGCTACGCCGTCTAG
- a CDS encoding Bax inhibitor-1/YccA family protein — MSYSPSPEFPGAAQADSVDRILIQESQRAFMARVYRQMFMGLALTGLVALYTASNASMLRFVLEWRWGIFAAQIGTVLLFSGLARRLSGGVAEAVFLGYSALTGLTMSFIFLVYQLGSIGQVFLISSATFLAMSVYANVTKKDLSTWGTFLMMGLVGIVLAGIANIFIKSEGLSFVGACAGVLVFAGLTAYDTQKLKALHADSGYSSSGAVSTVGALELYLDFVNLFLSLLRLLGRRR; from the coding sequence ATGAGCTACTCCCCCTCCCCCGAGTTCCCCGGCGCCGCGCAGGCGGACAGCGTGGACCGCATCCTCATCCAGGAGTCGCAGCGCGCCTTCATGGCCCGCGTGTACCGCCAGATGTTCATGGGGCTCGCGCTCACCGGCCTCGTCGCCCTGTACACCGCGAGCAACGCCTCGATGCTGCGCTTCGTGCTCGAGTGGCGCTGGGGCATCTTCGCCGCGCAGATCGGCACCGTGCTGCTGTTCAGCGGGCTCGCGCGCCGGCTCTCCGGCGGCGTCGCCGAGGCGGTGTTCCTCGGCTACTCGGCCCTCACCGGCCTGACGATGTCCTTCATCTTCCTCGTCTACCAGCTGGGCTCCATCGGCCAGGTCTTCCTCATCAGCTCGGCCACCTTCCTCGCGATGAGCGTCTACGCGAACGTGACGAAGAAGGACCTGAGCACCTGGGGCACCTTCCTGATGATGGGCCTGGTGGGCATCGTGCTCGCGGGGATCGCGAACATCTTCATCAAGAGCGAGGGCCTGAGCTTCGTGGGCGCCTGCGCGGGCGTGCTCGTGTTCGCGGGCCTGACCGCGTACGACACGCAGAAGCTCAAGGCGCTGCACGCGGACAGCGGCTACAGCAGCTCGGGCGCGGTGAGCACCGTGGGCGCGCTGGAGCTCTACCTCGACTTCGTGAACCTGTTCCTCTCGCTGCTGCGCCTGCTGGGGCGCCGCCGCTAG
- a CDS encoding ferredoxin gives MAPPFARHVFVCTNRRPEGNPKGCCASKGGEEVRALFKEELSKRGLKGTMRANAAGCLDTCAYGVSVVVYPEGTWYGGVTPADVPTIIEEHLVGGRPVERLLMPLKKKEAGTP, from the coding sequence ATGGCTCCTCCCTTTGCCCGCCACGTCTTCGTCTGCACCAACCGCCGCCCGGAGGGGAACCCCAAGGGCTGCTGCGCCTCCAAGGGCGGCGAGGAGGTGCGCGCGCTGTTCAAGGAGGAGCTCTCCAAGCGCGGCCTCAAGGGCACCATGCGCGCGAACGCCGCCGGCTGCCTCGACACCTGCGCCTACGGCGTCTCGGTGGTCGTCTACCCCGAGGGCACCTGGTACGGCGGCGTCACTCCGGCGGACGTGCCCACCATCATCGAGGAGCACCTCGTGGGCGGCCGCCCCGTGGAGCGGCTGCTCATGCCCCTCAAGAAGAAGGAGGCGGGGACTCCGTAG
- a CDS encoding vitamin B12-dependent ribonucleotide reductase yields MEKDLAPKAAGTAKDRKGAKRARAAGPGGLKVERFFTTPGVDPADELAWELRSAGIKGEDGKAVFEQTNIEVPKSWSMLATNVVASKYFRGTPGTPERESSVRKLVARVVDTLTRWGQEGGYFASDTDRQTFHAELTHLLLRQKVAFNSPVWFNVGVEEHPQCSACFINSVEDSMSSILKLAHTEGMLFKYGSGTGSNLSSLRSSKELLAGGGTASGPVSFMKGFDAFAGVIKSGGKTRRAAKMVILNAEHPDILEFIRCKANEEKKAWALIEAGYDPSFNGEAYSSVFFQNSNNSVRVTDEFMKAVVNDGAWQTRSVKDGQVMDSHRARELFREIAEAAHLCGDPGMQFDTTVNSWHTCPNTARINASNPCSEYMFLDDSACNLASLNLMHFRGVDGEFDVTAFKHAVDVTLLAQEIIVGFSKYPTEKITENSHAFRPLGLGYANLGALLMASGLPYDSDAGRNYAAAITSLMCGEAYAMSARIAERMGAFSGYAKNAEPFLGVIRKHRKAAYNVKPDGVDAALFAAQKQAWDEALAQGSEHGFRNSQVTVLAPTGTIGFMMDCDTTGIEPDIALIKYKKLVGGGMLKIVNQTVPQALEKLGYPQTQVQDIVSYLDKNDTIEGAPHLKPEHLPVFDCAFKPAKGARSIHWMGHIQMMGATQPFLSGAISKTVNMPSNATVEDIEKAYLESWKLGLKAVAVYRDGCKRTQPLNTSSDKQKDAAAAKPAAPAPAVAVDPKAVRRRLPDERQSITHKFSIGGHEGYVTVGMYEDGTPGEVFCVMAKEGSVVSGLMDSFATSISLALQYGVPLKVLVDKFSHTRFEPSGFTGNRDIPIAKSITDYLFRWLALKFLPSEKETEAEVEIQSAAPAPRAEPSAPVLALPTLSSRDTYLNQADAPPCHTCGAIMVRSGACYKCSNCGATSGCS; encoded by the coding sequence ATGGAGAAGGATCTGGCGCCGAAGGCGGCGGGGACGGCCAAGGATCGCAAGGGCGCGAAGCGCGCCCGGGCGGCGGGGCCGGGCGGACTGAAGGTCGAGCGCTTCTTCACGACCCCGGGCGTGGACCCCGCGGACGAGCTCGCGTGGGAGCTGCGCTCGGCCGGCATCAAGGGTGAGGACGGGAAGGCGGTGTTCGAGCAGACGAACATCGAGGTGCCCAAGAGCTGGTCGATGCTCGCCACCAACGTGGTGGCCTCGAAGTACTTCCGCGGCACGCCGGGCACCCCGGAGCGCGAGAGCAGCGTGCGCAAGCTGGTGGCGCGCGTGGTGGACACGCTCACCCGCTGGGGCCAGGAGGGCGGCTACTTCGCGAGCGACACGGACCGCCAGACCTTCCACGCCGAGCTGACGCACCTGCTGCTGCGCCAGAAGGTGGCCTTCAACTCCCCCGTCTGGTTCAACGTGGGCGTGGAGGAGCACCCGCAGTGCTCCGCGTGCTTCATCAACTCGGTGGAGGACTCCATGTCCTCCATCCTGAAGCTCGCGCACACCGAGGGCATGCTCTTCAAGTACGGCTCGGGCACGGGCAGCAACCTCTCCAGCCTGCGCTCGAGCAAGGAGCTGCTCGCCGGCGGCGGCACCGCGAGCGGCCCGGTGTCCTTCATGAAGGGCTTCGACGCCTTCGCGGGCGTGATCAAGAGCGGCGGCAAGACGCGCCGCGCGGCGAAGATGGTCATCCTCAACGCCGAGCACCCGGACATCCTCGAGTTCATCCGCTGCAAGGCGAACGAGGAGAAGAAGGCGTGGGCGCTGATCGAGGCGGGCTACGACCCCTCTTTCAACGGCGAGGCCTACTCCAGCGTCTTCTTCCAGAACTCGAACAACTCGGTGCGCGTGACCGACGAGTTCATGAAGGCGGTGGTGAACGACGGCGCCTGGCAGACGCGCAGCGTGAAGGACGGCCAGGTGATGGACAGCCACCGGGCGCGCGAGCTGTTCCGCGAGATCGCCGAGGCGGCGCACCTGTGCGGCGACCCGGGCATGCAGTTCGACACCACGGTGAACAGCTGGCACACCTGCCCGAACACCGCTCGCATCAACGCGTCCAATCCCTGCTCCGAGTACATGTTCCTCGACGACTCGGCCTGCAACCTGGCGTCGCTGAACCTGATGCACTTCCGCGGCGTGGACGGCGAGTTCGACGTGACCGCCTTCAAGCACGCGGTGGACGTGACGCTGCTCGCGCAGGAGATCATCGTCGGCTTCTCCAAGTACCCCACGGAGAAGATCACCGAGAACAGCCACGCCTTCCGCCCGCTGGGCCTCGGCTACGCGAACCTCGGCGCGCTGCTCATGGCGAGCGGCCTGCCCTACGACTCGGACGCCGGGCGCAACTACGCGGCCGCCATCACCTCGCTCATGTGCGGTGAGGCGTACGCGATGAGCGCGCGCATCGCCGAGCGCATGGGGGCCTTCAGCGGCTACGCGAAGAACGCCGAGCCCTTCCTCGGCGTGATCCGCAAGCACCGCAAGGCCGCCTACAACGTGAAGCCGGACGGCGTGGACGCGGCCCTCTTCGCCGCGCAGAAGCAGGCCTGGGACGAGGCGCTCGCGCAGGGCTCGGAGCACGGCTTCCGCAACTCGCAGGTGACGGTGCTCGCCCCCACCGGGACCATCGGCTTCATGATGGACTGCGACACCACCGGCATCGAGCCGGACATCGCGCTCATCAAGTACAAGAAGCTGGTGGGCGGCGGCATGCTCAAGATCGTCAACCAGACGGTGCCGCAGGCGCTCGAGAAGCTCGGCTACCCGCAGACCCAGGTGCAGGACATCGTCAGCTACCTGGACAAGAACGACACCATCGAGGGCGCGCCCCACCTCAAGCCCGAGCACCTCCCGGTGTTCGACTGCGCCTTCAAGCCCGCCAAGGGCGCGCGCAGCATCCACTGGATGGGCCACATCCAGATGATGGGCGCCACCCAGCCCTTCCTCTCCGGCGCCATCTCCAAGACGGTGAACATGCCGTCGAACGCCACGGTGGAGGACATCGAGAAGGCGTACCTCGAGTCCTGGAAGCTGGGGCTCAAGGCGGTGGCCGTGTACCGCGACGGCTGCAAGCGCACGCAGCCGCTCAACACGTCCTCGGACAAGCAGAAGGACGCGGCCGCCGCGAAGCCCGCTGCGCCCGCTCCGGCCGTGGCAGTGGACCCCAAGGCGGTGCGCCGGCGCCTGCCGGACGAGCGCCAGTCCATCACGCACAAGTTCTCCATCGGCGGCCACGAGGGCTACGTCACGGTGGGCATGTACGAGGACGGCACGCCCGGCGAGGTCTTCTGCGTGATGGCGAAGGAGGGCTCGGTGGTGAGCGGGCTCATGGACAGCTTCGCCACCAGCATCTCGCTCGCGCTGCAGTACGGCGTGCCGCTCAAGGTGCTGGTCGACAAGTTCAGCCACACCCGCTTCGAGCCCAGCGGCTTCACCGGCAACCGCGACATCCCCATCGCCAAGTCCATCACGGACTACCTCTTCCGCTGGCTCGCGCTGAAGTTCCTGCCGAGCGAGAAGGAGACAGAGGCGGAGGTCGAGATCCAGTCCGCGGCGCCCGCGCCCCGCGCCGAGCCCAGCGCCCCGGTGCTCGCGCTGCCCACGCTGAGCTCGCGCGACACCTACCTCAACCAGGCGGACGCGCCGCCCTGCCACACCTGCGGCGCGATCATGGTGAGGAGCGGTGCCTGCTACAAGTGCAGCAACTGCGGCGCCACCAGCGGCTGCAGCTGA